In one window of Arachis ipaensis cultivar K30076 chromosome B06, Araip1.1, whole genome shotgun sequence DNA:
- the LOC107647564 gene encoding arginine/serine-rich coiled-coil protein 2-like, whose amino-acid sequence MGDVLEETPSSQDDSQSLNPTAEHREVTNQARIASTVHHTNDHVVTDQRHPEKAKDKAAQIIQDLCLRVQELEGKLTNREKHNNERGSQATSRSRSRHSRSPTRRHNRRDGRSASRDHAHEKSPERRYNKKHNRSASRDLSRQHDSDEDRRYRNTKRTRNDHTIMGATPFTERILRAKLPKGFDKPTDMKYDGTKDPQEHLTAFENVAKDYINDEEVSQVVAANKRQHSNTQHSNSASRQNPPPKENQRDHPRPTNTNRPPRIGKFSNYTP is encoded by the exons ATGGGGGACGTCCTGGAGGAAACCCCCTCAAGCCAGGATGACTCCCAATCGCTTAACCCAACCGCAGAACACCGGGAGGTCACAAACCAAGCAAGAATAGCAAGTACTGTCCACCACACGAACGACCACGTCGTCACGGACCAACGACATCCTGAGAAAGCCAAGGACAAAGCGGCACAGATCATCCAAGATCTCTGCCTCCGGGTCCAGGAGCTCGAAGGCAAACTGACTAATAGAGAAAAACACAACAATGAACGCGGAAGCCAGGCAACTTCCAGATCAAGATCTCGCCACAGTAGGTCACCAACCCGACGACACAATAGGAGAGACGGTCGCAGCGCCTCACGCGACCACGCTCACGAAAAATCGCCGGAACGACGATACAACAAGAAACACAACCGTAGCGCCTCCCGAGATCTAAGCCGTCAACACGACTCAGACGAAGATCGGAGGTACCGAAATACCAAGCGCACAAGAAACGACCACACAATAATGGGAGCTACACCCTTCACAGAGAGAATCTTAAGagcaaaactccccaaaggtTTCGACAAACCTACCGACATGAAGTACGATGGGACCAAAGACCCCCAggaacatctaacggccttcgag aatGTCGCCAAAGATTACATCAATGACGAAGAAGTTAGCCAGGTTGTCGCCGCCAACAAACGGCAACACAGCAACACCCAACACAGCAACTCGGCTTCTCGCCAAAATCCACCACCCAAAGAGAATCAAAGGGACCACCCCAGACCGACAAATACAAACCGACCACCAAGAATTGgcaaattctctaattacacgccctga
- the LOC107605240 gene encoding uncharacterized protein LOC107605240: MDSQIQKPFKVYLVSSPDSPEFTLLTRSLTQSSLVGLDAEWKPVRTHQSSFPDVSLLQIACQLGGDSEPDSAVFLLDLLSIPLSSLWKPLREMLESPETLKLGFRFKQDLIYLSSTFCSHGCDPGFDKVEPYLDITSLYNLLYHKKHGQNAPKQTKSLSNICMEVLGFPLSKELQCSDWSCRPLTEEQITYAAMDAHCLVEIFNVFNSKVANTGDFLLKTTTLSNSKENVGLKELFAKHDSNDNVLGMQFCEALSIVRETIGSDAGQVIPSAERTIQRLSCSVNVPSDEFLKIVKKYGDRILLKESDRRPKTSKKKAKKWSSTNGISNVKHLEKFDDWQGIPPWDPSVGGDGYPKFLCDVMVEGLAKHLRCVGMDAAIPYSKKPEQRELIEQAQREKRVLLTRDAKLLRYEYLINNQIYKVKSLLKNDQLLEVIEAFQLKISEDQLMSRCTKCNGRFIQKPLSTEEAIEAAKGFQKIPNCLFNKNIEFWQCMDCHQLYWEGTQYHNAIQKFIDVCKLSD; encoded by the exons ATGGACTCCCAAATCCAGAAGCCTTTCAAAGTATACCTAGTTTCCTCCCCCGACTCGCCCGAGTTCACCCTCCTCACTCGGTCCCTGACTCAGTCCTCGCTCGTCGGGCTCGACGCCGAGTGGAAGCCTGTCCGAACACACCAGTCTTCGTTCCCCGACGTGTCGCTGCTCCAAATCGCCTGCCAACTCGGCGGCGACTCGGAACCTGACTCGGCCGTGTTCCTCCTCGACCTTCTTTCCATCCCTCTCTCCTCGCTATGGAAGCCACTCCGAGAAATGCTGGAATCCCCCGAGACCTTGAAACTTGGTTTCAGATTCAAGCAAGATTTGATATATCTGTCTTCTACTTTCTGTTCCCATGGCTGCGACCCTGGTTTCGATAAG GTGGAGCCGTATTTGGATATCACGAGTCTGTATAATCTTCTGTATCATAAGAAGCATGGACAGAATGCACCCAAGCAGACTAAAAGTTTGTCGAATATATGCATGGAAGTCCTGGGTTTTCCTCTCTCAAAG GAACTCCAATGTAGTGATTGGTCATGTCGTCCTCTTACAGAAGAGCAGATAACATATGCAGCTATGGATGCTCATTGCTTGGTTGAAATATTTAACGTCTTCAATTCAAAAGTTGCCAATACAG GAGATTTTCTTCTCAAGACAACCACATTGTCTAATTCAAAGGAAAATGTTGGGCTGAAAGAGCTTTTTGCAAAGCATGATTCGAATGATAATGTCCTGGGAATGCAATTTTGTGAAGCCTTATCAATTGTTCGAGAGACTATTGGTTCTGATGCTGGTCAGGTGATACCTTCAGCTGAAAGAACAATTCAAAGGTTATCATGTTCGGTTAATGTACCTTCAGATGAATTTTTGAAGATTGTGAAAAAATATGGTGACAGAATTTTGTTAAAGGAGTCTGACAGAAGACCCAAAACctcaaaaaagaaagcaaaaaagtggTCATCAACTAATGGCATTAGCAATGTAAAGCATTTGGAAAAATTTGACGACTGGCAAGGTATCCCACCTTGGGATCCATCAGTAGGAGGGGATGGATATCCAAAGTTCCTTTGTGATGTTATG GTTGAAGGCTTGGCTAAACATTTACGATGTGTTGGGATGGATGCTGCAATTCCTTATTCAAAGAAGCCTGAACAAAG GGAGTTGATAGAGCAAgcccagagagagaagagagtacTTTTGACACGAGATGCGAAGTTGCTAAGATATGAATATCTAATAAATAACCAAATATATAAAGTGAAGAGTCTTCTGAAAAATGACCAGCTACTTGAG GTCATTGAAGCCTTTCAGCTAAAAATTAGTGAGGATCAGCTGATGTCAAGATGTACAAAATGCAACGGGAGATTTATACAAAAGCCACTGTCTACTGAAGAGGCTATTGAAGCTGCAAAGGGTTTTCAAAAAATTCCAAATTGCTTATTTAACAAGAATATAGAGTTCTGGCAGTGCATGGACTGTCACCAACTTTATTGGGAG GGAACCCAATACCACAATGCAATACAGAAGTTCATTGATGTCTGCAAGCTGAGTGATTAA